DNA from Leucobacter aridicollis:
GTCGAGCCAGCCGCGCGCGTCCTCCGTGCACTGCCGCTCGCTGCGCGTGTAGCGCGGCGTGTGCAGCATCGCGTCGAAGACGTTCTGCCCGAGGTGCGAGTGCATCCCGGTCTTCACGTTCTCGAGCACACTCATGTCGCGGAACAGCCGCACGTTCTGGAACGTGCGGGCCATGCCGCGCTTCGTGATGTGCGACGGCTTCTTCCTCGTGACGGACTCGCCGTCGAAGACGACCGAGCCGGCGTTCGGACGGTAGAACCCCGAGATGCAGTTGAAGGCACTCGTCTTGCCCGCGCCGTTCGGGCCGATGACCGAGACGATCTCACCCTCGTGCACCGAGAACGAGAGCCCCGCGACGGCCTTGATGCCGCCGAACGACACGGCGAGGTCTTGCACGTCGAGCAAGACTCGGCGGGCGTCGCCCGGGTGTCCGCCTGCGCCGGCAGTGCCCGCCGGTGCCGTGGGTGCGTGGAGGTCGCTCATCGCTTCCCCTCCTCTTCGTTCTGGTCGACCGCGGCCGACGGTGCGGCAGGGTCGACGGTGTCGCCGTCGTAGTCGGCATCGACGCCGACGACGGATACTGCGGCCGTCGGCGGGATCTCTGGGATCTCGCGCTTCTTCAGGAACGGGAGCACCGCGTTCGCGGGCCAGATGCCCTTGGGCCTGAAGATCATCGCGACGACGAGCAGCACGCCGAACAGCAGGTAGCGCCACTCGGAGAACTCGCGGAGGAACTCGGGCGCGAGCGACACGAAGAGCGCGCCGATGATTACGCCCGGCGTCGACCCCATGCCGCCGAGTACGACGGCCATGAGCACGAGCGCCGAGTAGAGAAACTCGAAGCTGTTGGGTGAGATCGCCGAGAGGTGGCTCGCCATGAGCGTGCCCGCGAAGCCGCCCCACACCGCGCCGATGATGTACGCCGCGAGTTTCGTCGTGTAGCCGTTGATGCCCATGGCCTCGCTGACATCCTCGTCGTCGCGCACGGACTTCCACGCGCGACCGAGCTTGCCCTTGCCCAGGCGGGAGACGGCGACGACGGCGAGGCCGATGCCGACGAACAGTACGAAGTAGTACAGCAGGATCTTGGAGCTGAAGTGCACGCCGCCGATGTCGAGGCCGTCGGCGAACGACCAGCCGAAGAACCGCCAGGTCGGGATCCCGTGGATGCCCGAGGGGCCGCCCGTGATCTTCAGGTTGTTGGCAGTGATGCGGATGATCTCGCCGAAGCCGAGCGTCACGATCGCGAGGTAGTCCGATCGCAACCGGAGCGTCGGACCGCCGATGACGACGCCAGCGATGATGCAGGCGAGCACGACGAACGGGATCGTTTCGAGCATCGAGAGCCCGAACTGCGTCGTCAGCACGCCGCTCGTATATGCCCCCACCGCCATGAACGCGATGTAGCCGAGGTCGAGCAGGCCGGCGTAGCCGACGACGACGTTCAGGCCCATCGCGAGCACGATATAAATCATCGCCGAGGTCAGGATCGAGATGATGTACGGCGTCGCCGTAATGAACGGCAGGACGGCGGCTGCGACGAAGAGCACGAGGCCGACGAGCTTCATGAAGCGGTCGGGCGCGAGCAGGCCGGAGACCGGTGCTGGCCGCTCGAGGAAGGGCTTGGGCGCCTGGAGGCGCGGCGCTTGGACGCGTGCCATGTGGATCACACCCTCTCTACGACGCGCTCGCCGAGCAGGCCGGTGGGTCGGAACACGAGGAACAGAATGAGGAAGCCGAACGCGAAGACGTCGCGCCATTGGCCGCCGAACCACGAGGTGCCGAACGATTCGAGGAGCCCGAGCACGATGCCGCCGAGCATCGCGCCGTAGAGGTTCCCGATGCCGCCGATCACCGCCGCCGTGAAGGCTTTCAGCCCGATCACGAAGCCCATGAGGAAGTCGATGGTGCCGTAGTACGCGGCAGCCATGACGCCTGCCGCGCCCGCGAGCGCCGAGCCGATGAAGAACGTCCGGGAGATGACGCGGTTCACGTTCACGCCCATCAGCAGCGACGCCTTCTGGTCAAGCGCGATGGCGCGCATCGCGCGACCCTCGCGGGAGTGCATGACGTAGCGCTGCAGCCCGAACATGAGCAGTGCCGCGACGACCATGAGCACGATCTGTGGCATCGTGATGCGCGCGCCGAGGATCATGACAGGTTCGCCCTGCAGGCGAATCGGGAAGACCAGCGGGCTCGCACCGAAGATCTGACGCACCGCGTACTCGAGCGTGAACGAGACGCCGACCGCGGTGATGAGCGCCGCGAGTCGCGGGCTGGTGCGGAGCGGACGATACGCGATGCGTTCGATCGCGACGCCGATGCCGCCGGTCAGCAACATCGTAATGAGCAGGACGAGCAACAGGATCGGGATCGACCCGAGACCGAAGAGCCCGGTGAATCCGCCGAGCACGACGAAGGCGAGAAACGATCCGAGCATGTAGAGGTCGCCGTGGGCGAAGTTGAGCAGCTTGATGATGCCGTACACCATGCTGTAGCCGAGGGCGACAAGGGCATAGAACGAGCCTACGAATAGGCCGTTCCAAATGAGTTGGAACACAGGAGAACCTCTCTGCGACGTTGAGGAGGGGTTGAGATGGAAACGG
Protein-coding regions in this window:
- a CDS encoding ABC transporter ATP-binding protein encodes the protein MSDLHAPTAPAGTAGAGGHPGDARRVLLDVQDLAVSFGGIKAVAGLSFSVHEGEIVSVIGPNGAGKTSAFNCISGFYRPNAGSVVFDGESVTRKKPSHITKRGMARTFQNVRLFRDMSVLENVKTGMHSHLGQNVFDAMLHTPRYTRSERQCTEDARGWLDFVGFRADDELLVTQLPYGEQRRVEIARALATQPKLLLLDEPGAGLNHSEKNELMELIRKIRDLGVSIVLIEHDMGLVMEISERVVVLNYGKEIADGTPAEVKANPVVIAAYLGEEEDE
- a CDS encoding branched-chain amino acid ABC transporter permease is translated as MARVQAPRLQAPKPFLERPAPVSGLLAPDRFMKLVGLVLFVAAAVLPFITATPYIISILTSAMIYIVLAMGLNVVVGYAGLLDLGYIAFMAVGAYTSGVLTTQFGLSMLETIPFVVLACIIAGVVIGGPTLRLRSDYLAIVTLGFGEIIRITANNLKITGGPSGIHGIPTWRFFGWSFADGLDIGGVHFSSKILLYYFVLFVGIGLAVVAVSRLGKGKLGRAWKSVRDDEDVSEAMGINGYTTKLAAYIIGAVWGGFAGTLMASHLSAISPNSFEFLYSALVLMAVVLGGMGSTPGVIIGALFVSLAPEFLREFSEWRYLLFGVLLVVAMIFRPKGIWPANAVLPFLKKREIPEIPPTAAVSVVGVDADYDGDTVDPAAPSAAVDQNEEEGKR
- a CDS encoding branched-chain amino acid ABC transporter permease, with product MFQLIWNGLFVGSFYALVALGYSMVYGIIKLLNFAHGDLYMLGSFLAFVVLGGFTGLFGLGSIPILLLVLLITMLLTGGIGVAIERIAYRPLRTSPRLAALITAVGVSFTLEYAVRQIFGASPLVFPIRLQGEPVMILGARITMPQIVLMVVAALLMFGLQRYVMHSREGRAMRAIALDQKASLLMGVNVNRVISRTFFIGSALAGAAGVMAAAYYGTIDFLMGFVIGLKAFTAAVIGGIGNLYGAMLGGIVLGLLESFGTSWFGGQWRDVFAFGFLILFLVFRPTGLLGERVVERV